The window tttcaacaggatcatagaacaggcaaagaggtattttttacaattcatAGTTTACCTCCAGTCATTCCTGCtttcctgatatttcaaaaataaagtttCCTTCGtagaaaacaaatagaaaaaataattaaaaaaatatgctatttaaACAGGGACATAGAAcaggcgaagaggtattttatccaattcatagatcacctcctgaccttcctgcttccctgccatctcaaaaaaaaaatttgtttttaaaataacaaatagaaaaaataataaaaaaaatatgcaatttgaacaggatcatagaacaggcaaaggggtattttatccaattcatagatcacctcctgtctttcctgcttccctgccatttcaaaaataaaatttcaattgtagaaaacaaatagaaaaaataatttaaaaaatatgcaatttgAACAGggtcatagaacaggcaaagaggtattttttacaattcatAGTTTACCTCCAGTCATTCCTGCTTTcctaatatttcaaaaataaattttatttcttaaaaaacaaatagaaaaaataattgaaaaaatatgctatttgaacaggatcatagaacaggcaaagaggtattttatacaattcaTAGTTCAACTCCTGTCCCTTCCCAAGCTTCCCtgctatttcaaaaataaaatttcatttgtagaaacaaatagaaaaataataaaaaaatNNNNNNNNNNNNNNNNNNNNNNNNNNNNNNNNNNNNNNNNNNNNNNNNNNNNNNNNNNNNNNNNNNNNNNNNNNNNNNNNNNNNNNNNNNNNNNNNNNNNaaaaaatgataaaaaaatatgcaatttgAACAGGGACATAGAAcaggcgaagaggtattttatccaattcatagatcacctcctgtccttcctgcttccctgctatttcaaaaataaaatttgtttttaaaaaaacaaatagaaaaaatgataaaaaaaatatgcaatttgAACAGGGACATAGAAcaggcgaagaggtattttatccaattcatagatcacctcctgtccttcctgcttccctgctatttcaaaaataaaatttcatttgtagaaaacaaatagaaaaaatgataaaaaaaatatgcaatttgAACAGGGACATAGAAcaggcgaagaggtattttatccaattcatagatcacctcctgtccttcctgcttccctgctatttcaaaaataaaatttgtttttaaaaaaacaaatagaaaaaataataaaaaaaatatgcaatttgAACAGGGACATAGAAcaggcgaagaggtattttatccaattcatagatcacctcctgtCTTTCCTTTCCTGCTTCCAAaagtatatttcaaaaataaaatttcatttgtagaaaacaaatagaaaaaatgataaaaaaaatatgcaatttgAACAGGGACATAGAAcaggcgaagaggtattttatccaattcatagatcacctcctgtccttcctgcttccctgctatttcaaaaataaaatttcatttgtagaaaacaaatagaaaaaataataaaaaaaatatgcaatttgAACAGGGATATAGAAcaggcgaagaggtattttatccaattcatagatcacctcctgtccttcctgcttccctgctatttcaaaaataaaatttcatttgtagaaaacaaatagaaaaaataataaaaaaaatatgcaatttgAACAGGGACATAGAACAGGAGAAGAGGTATTCTATCCAATtcatagatcacctcctgtccttcctgcttccctgttatttcaaaaataaaatttcatttagaaaacaaatagaaaaatgataaaaaaaatatgtaattttgaaCAGGGACATAGAAcaggcgaagaggtatttatccaattcatagatcacctcctgtCTTTTCCTAAGCCCCtgctatttcaaaaataaaatttgtttttaaaaaaacaaatagaaagaatgataaaaaaaatatgcaatttgAACAGGGACATAGAACAggtgaagaggtattttatccaattcatagatcacctcctgtccttcctgcttccctgctatttcaaaaataaaattttatttgtagaaaacaaatagaaaaaataataaaaaaaatatgcaatttgAACAGGGACATAGAAcaggcgaagaggtattttatccaattcatagatcacctcctgtccttcctgcttccctgttatttcaaaaataaaatttcatttgtagaaaacaaatagaaaaaataataaaaaaaatatgcaatttgAACAGGGACATAGAAcaggcgaagaggtattttatccaattcatagatcacctcctgtccttcctgcttccctgctatttcaaaaataaaatttcatttgtagaaaacaaatagaaaaaataataaaaaaaatatgcaatttgAACAGGGACATAGAACAGGCGAAGAGGTATTCTATCCAATtcatagatcacctcctgtccttcctgcttccctgttatttcaaaaataaaatttcatttgtagaaaacaaatagaaaaaataataaaaaaaatatgcaatttgAACAGGGACATAGAAcaggcgaagaggtattttatccaattcatagatcacctcctgtctttcctgcttccctgctatttcaaaaataaaatttgtttttaaaaaaacaaatagaaaaaatgataaaaaaaatatgcaatttgAACAGGGATATAGAAcaggcgaagaggtattttatccaattcatAGATCATTTCCTGTCCTTCCTGCTTCCCtgctatttcaaaaataaaatttcatttgtagaaaacaaatagaaaaaataataaaaaaaatatgcaatttgAACAGGGACATAGAACAggtgaagaggtattttatccaattcatagatcacctcctgtccttcctgcttccctgctatttcaaaaataaaattttatttgtagaaaacaaatagaaaaaataataaaaaaaatatgcaatttgAACAGGGACATAGAAcaggcgaagaggtattttatccaattcatAGATCACTTCCTGTCCTTCCTGCTTCCCtgctatttcaaaaataaaatttcatttgtagaaaacaaatagaaaaaataataaaaaaaatatgcaatttgAACAGGGACATAGAACAGGAGAAGAGGTATTCTATCCAATtcatagatcacctcctgtctttcctgcttccctgccatttcaaaaataaaatttgtttttaaaaaaacaaatagaaaaaatgataaaaaaaatatgcaatttgAACAGGGACATAGAACAGGCGAAGAGGTATTCTATCCAATtcatagatcacctcctgtccttcctgcttccctgttatttcaaaaataaaatttcatttgtagaaaacaaatagaaaaaataataaaaaaaatatgcaatttgAACAGGGACATAGAACAGGCGAAGAGGTATTCTATCCAATTTGTAGATCACCTCCTGTCTTTCCTGCTTCCCtgccatttcaaaaataaaatttgtttttaaaaaaacaaatagaaaaaatgataaaaaaaatatgcaatttgAACAGGGACATAGAAcaggcgaagaggtattttatccaattcatagatcacctcctgtCCTTTCTGCTTCCCtgctatttcaaaaataaaatttcatttgtagaaaacaaatagaaaaaataataaaaaaaatatgcaatttgAACAGGGACATAGAAcaagcgaagaggtattttatccaattcatagatcacctcctgtccttcctgcttccctgccatttcaaaaataaaatttgtttttaaaaaaacaaatagaaaaaataataaaaaaaatatgcaatttgAACAGGGACATAGAACAGGCGAAGAGGTATTCTATCCAATTTGTAGATCACCTCCTGTCTTTCCTGCTTCCCTGCcattccaaaaataaaatttttttctaaaaaaacaaatagaaaaaatgataaaaaaaatatgcaatttgAACAGGGACATAGAAcaggcgaagaggtattttatccaattcatagatcacctcctgtctttcctgcttccctgccatttcaaaaaaaaaatttgtttttaaaaaaacaaatagaaaaaatgataaaaaaaatatgcaatatgAACAGGGACATAGAACAggtgaagaggtattttatccgattcatagatcacctcctgtccttcctgcttccctgctatttcaaaaataaaatttgtttttaaaaaaacaaatagaaaaaataataaaaaaaatatgcaatttgAACAGGGACATAGAACAGGCGAAGAGGTATTCTATCCAATtcatagatcacctcctgtctttcctgcttccctgctatttcaaaaataaaatttgtttttaaaaaaacaaatagaaaaaataataaaaaaaatatgcaatatgAACAGGGACATAGAACAGGCGAAGAGGTATTCTATCCAATTCATAGCTCACCTCCTGTCCTTCCTGCTTTCCtgctatttcaaaaataaaatttcatttgtagaaaacaaatagaaaaaataataaaaaaaatatgcaatttgAACAGGGACATAGAAcaagcgaagaggtattttatccaattcatagatcacctcctgttcttcctgcttccctgccatttcaaaaataaaatttgtttttaaaaaaacaaatagaaaaaataataaaaaaaatatgcaatttgAACAGGGACATAGAACAGGCGAAGAGGTATTCTATCCAATTTGTAGATCACCTCCTGTCTTTCCTGCTTCCCtgctatttcaaaaataaaatttcatttgtagaaaacaaatagaaaaaatgataaaaaaaatatgcaatttgAACAGGGACATAGAAcaggcgaagaggtattttatccaattcatagatcacctcctgtctttcctgcttccctgccatttcaaaaaaaaaatttgtttttaaaaaaacaaatagaaaaaatgataaaaaaaatatgcaatatgAACAGGGACATAGAACAggtgaagaggtattttatccgattcatagatcacctcctgtccttcctgcttccctgctatttcaaaaataaaatttgtttttaaaaaaacaaatagaaaaaataataaaaaaaatatgcaatttgAACAGGGACATAGAACAGGCGAAGAGGTATTCTATCCAATtcatagatcacctcctgtccttcctgcttccctgccatttcaaaaataaaatttgtttttaaaaaaacaaatagaaaaaataataaaaaaaatatgcaatttgAACAGGGACATAGAACAGGCGAAGAGGTATTCTATCCAATTTGTAGATCACCTCCTGTCTTTCCTGCTTCCCTGCcattccaaaaataaaaatttttttttaaaaaaacaaatagaaaaaatgataaaaaaaatatgcaatttgAACAGGGACATAGTACAGGCGAAGAGGTATTCTATTCAATTCATAGATCACCTCTAAAATTGCTTATTAGATTTTtctcaagaaaaaatttaaattgttaacaggataatagaatgagcaaagaggtattcaatgagttatgaaaaataaaaaaagtgattaataaaaatttcaattatgatgaataaaatggTTACAATCAAGATACACAAAATCATAtacaatcatttaaaattttaaatgatttatttcgaattgaaaaaaaaattacaccgaaaaataaaaattatttacttaaactatatatgttttttacattaattatgGCCTTAACACAATAATTGTCACCATACCTAAAAGATAAACAAGAATCTAAGTAACTATTTTGTTCTATATTTAAACCTataaaattaactaattattgaATGCTTACCAAGTACAAAtgaaagtattattttaaaattgactgaCAGTTGAAGATACTCTGGTATCCTCTGATTTTTTTCTCCCTCAGTTGGTAATAATAATCCAATTATACATAAAACACCAGCAATCAAagcaattaaatttgtttctcCTTGAATTAAAAAcgataaacataaatataataatcaaacttgtataaaatagattaatttatatatttaatattaatactttGTGGTGCTACTGAGTATGATCTTTGTTCTCGATATTCAGTACTTGGAAGTTGTTGAAACATTTCAGGATCTGGAGTATTTCTTCCAACACTGTCACTGGTACCTGCTAATAACTTAGCTTCTACATCTCTCTTCCCAATaatctgtaaataaaattattccaaattactaataaattcaaattaatcaaattacttgactacttattatttttatgattttattttacttgttttgATGGATGTTCTTGCATTTGTATTCTCAATTTGTCAATTGCATTGCAATTTGCTGTTATCAATGCTATATGACGAACCACAATATCCACACAACATCTTGATTTAATTGTACCTTCAGGATCAACAACTTTGTACTTATTTGGAGCTGTActtaaaactataaaaattcaattattcaacATGTTGAAAAACAATGACTATCAAGTTAATACAATTATCTATATGTTTCATaacaatagtattttttattttaaatgttttatatttaatttagtgtaatatattattacctTTAAATCTTACTGGAAATTCATATGGATTATAAAGTGTAAGTACTTGTTTATGAGTTGATTGTTCATCTAAGAAGAACGTAATACTCTGtggaaaaacaaaaacagGAAATTTTTGAGGTGTTCGTTGATGATGCATTGTTTTTGTTAAGTCCAGAGTTTGTTGATtccattcaataataataacagttgttgttattgttgttgttgttgttataataataattaaattaaattaaaattacacttTGGTGTTTACTATTTTTGAACAAACTAGTATaacaatgtataaataaatatcaactgCACTAAATTACATAGAATCTAAAATAACAAAGTGTATATATTAATGACAATATGACATATGTATACATGATTTGTCATCATCTGTCATTGTATAAAATGCTATATACACTGCTAAAACCAGCTGTGAATTTTGATAAGCATTTTGGAGTAATAGAAAATTACTccaaattgttaaaaaaaaaaaatttctaatagaataaaatttaattatcattttattgttagtttagaaataataattattatttgtaatttaatattttaaggcTCTTTTACactatcaataaataaagtgacatctaaaatttatatttgcaaGTTTTTTTTGCCATCAAGTTTCTATTCttctttgaatttatataatacatGGAAGCATCAAAGTCAACAGACAACAATCAACACAAAAAAGTGTCATTTGTCATTTGTCAAACTGTCACAGCcggttaaaaatatttatttctttatctaaaaagaatacaaaaaaatattgagatattgattgatttattagatgataattaaaatgtccaaTAGCTGGTGGTTATTATTTAACCTGGTGCTTTTATTAAATACTTTAAATGTATTTGCCAATAATGAACAACAATTAACTGACGtggtattaaaaaatgttgacagaataattgatttacaatcacaattaacaaaaataacaacaaaaattgtcattgaaaattctggtaaaacatcaattaataattttttatttaccattgAATCACCAAACAATGAAAGTTTAAGTTTTATATCAGCACAAACAAGAGATGCAAGTAGATCAAAGcttgatatatcaaaaaaacaattaaataataatatatattatgaaataatCTTAAAAGATTCATTACAATCAGGAAGATCAACATCTGTTGAAATTGAAACAATATCAACTCATCAATTGGAACCATATCCAAaagaaataacacaaaaagaaaaacaattagttaaatataatggtaatatatatttatattcaccatattatattttaaaacaaacaacTCATATTATATTACCATCAagaaatattgaatcatttacaaaattaaaaccatATACATCAACTGATACAACAATAACATATGGACCATTTGATAAACGTGTACCATTTagtaaagataatttaaatatacattttgaaaataataataaatttttaacagttaaaaaattagaaagagTTATTGAAATATCACACTGGGGTAATATTGCTGTTGAAGAAACAATTGATCTTTTACATACTGGTGCATTATTAAAGGGTTCATTTTCAAGATATGATTATTCAAGAGAACATAAATCTGGTCAATCAAGTGTACAAAATTTTGATACAATATTACCAGCAGCAGCAACTGATATTTATTATCGTGATGATATTGGTAATATATCAACATCACatacaagaattaaaaaagattCAGTTGATGTTAATTTACGTCCAAGATTTCCATTATTTGGTGGATGGAAAACACATTATATCATTGGATATAATGTACCAagttatgaatatttattttataataattataatagcgagtatttattaaatatgagattaattgatcatatatttgatgatatgattattgatgaattaattgttaaaataatattaccagAAGGAACACgtaattttgaattatcaacACCATATGAAGttgaaagacaaaaaaattatcttcattattcatatttagATACAACTGGACGTCCAGTAATAtcatttactaaaaataatcttgttgaaaatcatatacaaaattttaaacttaaatataattttccacGTTTACTTATGCTACAAGAACCATTATTAGTTGCAATTgcattgtatttattatttttacttgttatAATATATGTTAGACTTGATTTTACAATTGACAAAGATGAAGCAtttgaatgtaaattaaaaattgctagtcaatgtgaaaaaatattagcaaTACAAGATAAACGTGTTATGTCATATAATCAACTTgatgaacaattaaattatttaaaacaaaataaagatacaaatgtatttttatcaattattaaaaatattaataatgattataaaaattcaacaaatatacttaatgaattttcacaaaaaattaaaaatgaatcaaatgatatttatgataaattaatggaattacaaaaatatgataaattacttaaagaatattataatcaacaacaagtactttatattgataaacttgtacctggtaaaataaatagaacaCAATTTGTTGATGCtgaaaattcaataactaaaaaaaaagaagaatgtgttgaaaaaattaattccatTGTCAAATCATTGCAATAAATAAtcacttaattattataataataatgcataatataataaaatataatccacaagtgtttttgtttttaaattagatttaattaatagtaataaataaacatgtagaaatttaaaatttctaaacaCAATGCTTAAAACTTTTTAGCTTTAtacttatataaaaatgttcttttgtaataataatataatattattaataaactttatatataaataaaattttgttttatttatttatggataattttactattgttattaatgttaatattgtttttcgaattaaaaaaaacccaaatgtcttgttatttagaaaatttcgatgaatgataatttgaatttactttttatttatttcataggatttgtttatcatatctttttattttttttatatcaattttataatacatatacaagTTTGCGTATACGTATGTAcattatttcaattgtaatCCATGTGTTAGAGACAAGTATATTCAGtgcggtaaaaaaaaaaaaaaaataaaaaaaatacacaacaaACACCTGCTATATCGTTGTGCACCAGCTGTGTTTATTAGCACAGTGGTGgaccaattaaaaaatattcatgttaactacaaaaatgacaaatttacgtaaatttattggtaaattttactattactttgtctatttaaaattaatttcattcatATAAATACCTATAAATTTCAGGTTATGTTTTGTCTGTCataaattgtcaataattatttgtttattatattattaatgtttttttttttttactagatATTGGGGCAAATTTATTAGACCCTATGTATCAAGGAATTTATCATGGTACACAAAAACATCAAGCTGATTTAGATGTTGTACTTAAAAGAAGTTGGGATAATAATTTgtcaagaataataataactgcTGGTAGTCTTGATGAAAGTAGACAAGCACTGGTGCTTGCTAGAACAGATTGTATGTATttgttttcaaattatatattgttaaattaatgaaataattttgtatgctTTTTTTAGCTAGATTATTTACAACAGTTGGTGTTCATCCAACAAgatgtaatatttttgaagaatCTGGTGATccagataattatttaaaatcaatgacAGAATTAGCACTTGCAAAtcgtgataaaataattgcaattGGTGAAATGGGACTTGATTATGATCGtcttaatttttgttcaaaagatacacaaaaaaaattctttgaaaTGCAATTATCATTGTGTTCAACTTTAAAATTACCCATGTTTTTACATTGTCGTAATGCATcagatgattttataaatatactaaGAAAACATAAGGATCAATTGACTGAAGGTGTTGTACATTCATTTGATGGTAATCCAGAAGAAGCTAATAGTATTTTACAATTGGGTCTTTACATTGGCATAAATGGAtggtaaataattgaattttaattgatttaaaataagataattatttgaggatttatattgttgaaacattttaaattatagctCATTAAAAACAgaggataatttattttcattgacaaCAATACCAGCTGATAGACTTATGATTGAAACTGATTGTCCATGGTGTGAAATAAGACCAACTCATGCTGCAGCCAAAGATGTTATCACCAATTTTCCAAcagttaaaaaagaaaaatggcaaattgataaattagttAAAGGAAGAAATGAACCATGTACTATTgtgtaagtattttttataaattattaatgcaATTATTTTAAGACTTgatatcttatttttattgcagTCAAATTCTTGAGATATTGGCAAGAATTagagatgaagaagaagaatttCTTTGTAACCAAATATACAAAAACTCCATGAAGGTCTTCTTTCCTGATGATTTGTAacgttgtttttattttttttttttttgttttgtaattttcatttacattatgctacatttattaattaagtcttgaaaaacaaaaaaaaaaaaaaaacgtaatcaTTTATATggaattgatatttaatttacaatttattttaatatttaaaaaaaaaaatttcaagttattttatcttgaaatttcaatcgtcttttaatttaataatgtttgtgaatatttattgctctaaaaaaaaaacatgaaagtTTGACATGTACTCTCTCTCTTCCTTctgctttatattttttctaatttataaattgcgATAAAGTTTAAGAAATATGTGGAGTAAGTTTTTACTGACATCAATAAAtaccattgaaaaaaaaagtcaaatattcaaattttttttggatt is drawn from Aphidius gifuensis isolate YNYX2018 linkage group LG3, ASM1490517v1, whole genome shotgun sequence and contains these coding sequences:
- the LOC122852717 gene encoding putative deoxyribonuclease TATDN1, whose amino-acid sequence is MLTTKMTNLRKFIDIGANLLDPMYQGIYHGTQKHQADLDVVLKRSWDNNLSRIIITAGSLDESRQALVLARTDSRLFTTVGVHPTRCNIFEESGDPDNYLKSMTELALANRDKIIAIGEMGLDYDRLNFCSKDTQKKFFEMQLSLCSTLKLPMFLHCRNASDDFINILRKHKDQLTEGVVHSFDGNPEEANSILQLGLYIGINGCSLKTEDNLFSLTTIPADRLMIETDCPWCEIRPTHAAAKDVITNFPTVKKEKWQIDKLVKGRNEPCTIVQILEILARIRDEEEEFLCNQIYKNSMKVFFPDDL
- the LOC122852713 gene encoding dolichyl-diphosphooligosaccharide--protein glycosyltransferase subunit 1-like, whose protein sequence is MIIKMSNSWWLLFNLVLLLNTLNVFANNEQQLTDVVLKNVDRIIDLQSQLTKITTKIVIENSGKTSINNFLFTIESPNNESLSFISAQTRDASRSKLDISKKQLNNNIYYEIILKDSLQSGRSTSVEIETISTHQLEPYPKEITQKEKQLVKYNGNIYLYSPYYILKQTTHIILPSRNIESFTKLKPYTSTDTTITYGPFDKRVPFSKDNLNIHFENNNKFLTVKKLERVIEISHWGNIAVEETIDLLHTGALLKGSFSRYDYSREHKSGQSSVQNFDTILPAAATDIYYRDDIGNISTSHTRIKKDSVDVNLRPRFPLFGGWKTHYIIGYNVPSYEYLFYNNYNSEYLLNMRLIDHIFDDMIIDELIVKIILPEGTRNFELSTPYEVERQKNYLHYSYLDTTGRPVISFTKNNLVENHIQNFKLKYNFPRLLMLQEPLLVAIALYLLFLLVIIYVRLDFTIDKDEAFECKLKIASQCEKILAIQDKRVMSYNQLDEQLNYLKQNKDTNVFLSIIKNINNDYKNSTNILNEFSQKIKNESNDIYDKLMELQKYDKLLKEYYNQQQVLYIDKLVPGKINRTQFVDAENSITKKKEECVEKINSIVKSLQ
- the LOC122852714 gene encoding motile sperm domain-containing protein 1-like — encoded protein: MHHQRTPQKFPVFVFPQSITFFLDEQSTHKQVLTLYNPYEFPVRFKVLSTAPNKYKVVDPEGTIKSRCCVDIVVRHIALITANCNAIDKLRIQMQEHPSKQIIGKRDVEAKLLAGTSDSVGRNTPDPEMFQQLPSTEYREQRSYSVAPQRETNLIALIAGVLCIIGLLLPTEGEKNQRIPEYLQLSVNFKIILSFVLGMVTIIVLRP